In Novipirellula caenicola, the genomic stretch GCCGAGAGGAGACGCCGGCCTGGGCAACGCTATTAGAAGCGTCGCGGCCGTTGCAGGACGCACCAAGTCTGGGTGTACGGAGCGGAGACGCAGGGCTGGACTTACCGTCGACGCTCTCTGAAACTCCGTCGATGGCTCGCCAAGGGGAATCGTCGCTTCCCGTCGTCGATTTTGTTGTCAAACGGGACGCAGCACTGACGCGTGCACGCGAAGCATTGCTGAACCGTGGATCATCGACGAGCGATGACAAAGCGGTCTGGTTTCCCTTCGTGCTCTGGGCCAGACACCTGCATTCCATATCGAGCGTCTGGGAATTCTATGAGGATGACAACCAAGCGTTCCGATCAGCGATCGCGCATGGTGAGAATGATCTTGCGATCGAAGTTTTGCAAAGGTTCATCCGCACCAACTGGAAATTAAATTCCGAAATCGAGACCTCTTGGACCGCTACAGCAAAAATAATTCCGGGCGAAGTGATCCATCTGATTCGCGAATCGCTTGCGGTAGCCGACTGGGACGCAGACCAACTGGCAACGCTACGCGAAATGATCGAGACGGCTCCAAATTACGCCGAGCGGTTGGACCAACAGATGCAGCAGACCATGGCGGTTTCGCTTGACGAACTTGACCTCAGCGACGGCGTGGTTGCGGGTGAGATCAACCGAGAGTACCGAGGTTCGCTGCCAGTCAAGCTTTCATCCCAGGCGGCTTGGCAATGGATCCAATTTATGCAACGAGCGAGAGATATGGGAGAACCTGGAACATGGTCCAGGTTCCTTAGCTTGCAGAGCGAGCCATGGTACGACCAGCGGCATGGAGGCTTGGACACCGTTTCGCTCACGTCGTTCCCGTTTGCATCGGGCACCTCCCTCATTGCATCAACGACGGTTTCCACCCACTTTGCAAATGCCGGAATGGCAACTTACGAATCGAATCGACGTTGGGCCTTAACTGCGATTGGAATCAAGCAGTATCAAATGCAAAACAACGCGTGGCCACAATCGCTTGCGGACCTTCGCGATGTGGGGCTAACGAGCGACGATTGGCAAATCATGCCGGGCGTCGAATTCGGTTACCAGGATCGGCCTCTGCTGCCGCAAACAACCGCTGGCAGCGAAGTCGTGCTGTGGACCGCCCAACTAAAGGAGGGGCACCTCGACGAAGCCATCCAGCGGTTTGCGGCCGGCCACGAGTCGGTAAGTCCTCCCATGGAAGTCAATTCGACGAAATTCGACATGCAGCGAATCACGCTGATTCGCAAGTAGAGTTGAGAGCAGCGGAACGTTTACGCATGCGTCGGATTGTTTCGCGAATAGGACGAAAGTCTTTACGGCTTGTTGCTTCAGTCGTACGATGGACTTCCTAGTCCGTCGAATCCATCATTGACGGACGAGGACGTCCATCATCCCCCCTTGCCGCAGGAAACTTCACAAAATCAACGAGCCGTTTACCGCTTGTTGTTTTAGTCGTACGATGGACTTCCTAGTCCGTCGAATCCATCATTGACGGACGAGGACGTCCATCATACTCCCCTTGCCGCAGGTAACTTCGTAAATCAACAAGCCGTTTACGGCTTCCGCTACGAGCAGGCCCTCATCCTTGCAAGACGATTAGACGCCAATTCCCGCGTTCAAATCGAGACTTGGTGCTTTGGTCGGCCCGCGGTGGGTTGCTTCGTCGAGCTCGGGTACAGGAACCAGTTCGGTATCGGTTTCCGAGTCTTCGAGAGGTGCGGCTTCGGTTGGCATTGCTTCGGTTGGTACGGCGGAGCCGCTTCCTGAATTCAGCTCGACCTGCGGCGATACAACCGATCCGTCGAGTGGTCCGACTGACAGCACCGTCGATCCATCAGGCAGCACCATTCCTGGACGCAGGTCCGACGACGATGGGTCGACACGACCTACCGAGTAAGGCGGCTCGACACTGGGCTGATGCTGGAATTCGCTGCGGTAACCAGGCACTCCATATTGGGGTTCAATCGCACTTTCGTACGGATAGGTGGACCCGCCGTAGGCAGGCGCGGTGTCGTAGCTGAATCCGGGGTAGGCCGAACCGTAATAGGTAGACCCACGGTAAATCGGCGTGTAACCGGTTGCGGGATAGCGATAGTAATCGCTGCCGTAGCCGATCCCACCATAGCCGAGACTGCCGTAGCCAAATCCGCTGTAGCCGTACGGATATCCACTGCCGATCGAAATGCTGAAACCCCGGCCCGAATATAGATTACTGCCGTAAAAGCCGCTACCAAAACCATAGCCGCCACCAAAGTGGCCATGATCATGATGGTGGTGATGATGATGATGCCCAGCGTGATGCCCACCCCCGTGATGTCCACCGCCGTGATGTCCACCGCCACGATTTTGGGCCATCAATGACGACTGGCCGAAAACCAATCCGGCAACCGCGATCCCAAACGCAACTCGACGCATATTAGAAAACAACATCAATCCTGGCTCCTGCGCGAAACATCGCGACACAATCGAAGGCCTGCTGACGAGATCGCTCGAACGCGATGCGGCGAGTTTAGGGACACATCCCTAAAACCATTCCAATCGCCGTCAGCCGTGCGCAATTCAACCACTTCTATCCTAGAACATGGCTAAGGATAGGCAAATGAATTACGCAAATTCCGTGACTGCCAATGACGGCACTTGTTTCCCATCGCAACGATCAGCAAACGCGTGGATGGTTGCCGCGAAAAGTGCCAGTCTTCACCTTGCTGGCGAAGGTCGTTACCTGCTTGATGATTTGCCCCGATTGCAAATCGCACCGGTGGGCCGAAAGGCACCGGGGCGTGCGTGGGACCCGGCCGCTGACGCGTCGCGGCTCAATAAATCAACAAGCCGTTGACGACTTGTTGATTTAGTGAAGGTTCCTGCGGCAAGGGGTGTAGGATGGACTTCCTAGTCCGTCAATGGTTGATTCGACGGACTAGGAAGTCCATCGTACGACCAAAACAACAAGCCGCCCGCGACTTCCGCTACGCCGAACTCGCACAACGCTAGCGCAAACGACTGCACCGCGTTCGGCAAATGGCATCTACTTTGATTTTTCTGCGGCTTTGTAGACGCTGGCCGAATGCACGTAGTGTTTGGCGGTTTCGATCAACCGCTTCCGCTGTTCTTCGCTGACATCGGCAATCACTTTGGCGGGAACGCCAACGGCCAATTTGCCCGCGGGGACCACGGTCCCCTCGGTTACCACCGCTCCGGCACCAATGATCGCACCGGCGCCGATTTTGGCCCGGCTGAGCACCACGGCACGGATCCCAATCAACGCACCGTCTTCGACCACCGCACCATGCACGACCGCCGAATGCCCCACGGTGACATCGTCACCGATGACGCAAGGCGAACCTTGGTCGGTATGCAACAGCGACAAGTCTTGGATGTTGGTCCGCTTGCCAATTTTGACGTACTCGGTATCTCCGCGAACAACCGATCCGAACCACACGCTCGAGGATTCTTCGATGGTCACGTCACCACAGATGGTGACGTTGTCCGCGATAAACGCTGACGAATCAATCTGCTCAGGCCGGAACACGGGATCAATTCGACGAGCTGACATGACGCCGGAACCTACTTCAAGAATTCGCGTTCAACAAACTTGGTATCGTGGCGACCTTCGAGGAATTCGAGGTGCTGCAAGACTTTGTCGTGAAAGGACGCCGTCGTGCAGATGCCTTCGACTTGCATTTCCCGCAGCGCCCGCCGCATCGTTGCGATCGCTTCGGCACGGGTGGGCCGATGAACGATCAATTTTCCGATCATCGAATCGTAGTAGGGCGGCACCGTGTAGCCGGCATAGACGTGCGAATCGAACCGCACGCCCAAACCGCCGGGAACAAACATCTTGTCGATGCGTCCAGGATTGGGCTGGAAATTTTTCTCGGGGTCTTCGGCATTGATGCGACATTCAATCGCGGCACCTTCGCATTTCACATCTTCTTGAGTGAACGAAAGTTTTTCGCCTGCGGCGACGCGAATCTGTTCTTTGATCAAATCGATTCCGGTGATCATTTCGGTGACCGGATGTTCGACTTGAATTCGCGCGTTCACTTCGATGAAGTAGAAATTGTTGTCGGCGTCGACAATGAATTCGACCGTGGCCGCATTGGTATACTCGGCTCCGCGGATCATTCTCACAGCGGCTTCGCAGATTTCGATTCGTCGCTCTTCCGGAAGACTCGGACTAGGCGCTTCTTCGATCAACTTTTGATGCCGTCGCTGGACGCTGCAATCGCGTTCGAACAAATGGCAAACGTTGCCGTGCGAATCGGCGATCACTTGGACTTCGACGTGACGAGGCGAACCGACGTAGCGTTCCAGGTAAACGCCGCCGTTACCAAATGCCGCTTCGGCTTCGGTACGAGCTTGCGAAACCGCGGTCGCCAACGTTTTTTCGTCCTCGGCAACCCGCATCCCTTTCCCACCGCCGCCAGCGGTCGCTTTGATCAAAACGGGGAAGCCAATTTTTTTGGCGACTTCGATCGCTTCGGCGTTGTCGTTGATCAACCCATCGCTGCCGGGAACGACCGGAACGTTGTTGGCGATGGCCATAGCGCGAGCGGTATTCTTATCGCCCAACTTTTCCATCGCTTGCGGGCTTGGACCGATGAACTCGAATCCGCTGGACCGGCACACTTCGTTGAAGTGAGCGTTTTCGGCCAAGAAGCCATAACCGGGATGAATCGCATCCACGCCGGCCACTTCGGCGGCCGCGATGATTTGGTCGATTTTTAGATAGCTGTCAACGCTACGCGGTTTACCAACGCAATACGCTTCGTCCGCCAATTTGACGTGCATCGAATCGGCATCGGCTTGGCTATACACCGCCACCGAACCGATTCCCATTTCACGACAAGCGCGGATCACGCGCAGAGCAATCTCGCCACGATTGGCAATCAGGATCTTTTTAATCACAGAGTTGTCTACGTTTTAGGCGTTCGGATCGATACGAAACATCGGCTTGCCGAAGTCCACCGGTTGTTGGTCGTTGACCAGGATCTCGACAACGGTTCCGCTGCATTCGGCGGGAATTTCGTTGAAGACCTTCATGGCCTCGACAATACACACGATTGTGTCTTCGGTAACGCGTTGACCGACTTTGACAAACGGCTCGGATTCGGGATTGGCCCGTGAATAAAACGTGCCGATCATCGGAGCGTCGATGGTGATCGTGTTCGCGCTTGCCGGAGGCGCCGCGGCGGCAGGGGCAGCCGCGGGTGCCGATGCGGCTGCGGGTGCCGGTGCAGCTGCGGCCGGCATGTACACCGGAGCGGCTGAGCCACGATTTAGTTTGATCTTCTCATCGCCTTGTTGGAGATCGACCTCCGACAATTCGTGTTCTTCCATCAACTCTACGATCATGCGAAGCCGATCGATATCGAAAATATCGGAACTTTGCTTTCCGCCTTTACTCATACTTGACTCACCGTCAGAAAGATTGACGTTCATGTAAATTTTGGGATGCGGAAGTTTTACAGCACCAACCGACAATCATCGA encodes the following:
- a CDS encoding gamma carbonic anhydrase family protein, which gives rise to MSARRIDPVFRPEQIDSSAFIADNVTICGDVTIEESSSVWFGSVVRGDTEYVKIGKRTNIQDLSLLHTDQGSPCVIGDDVTVGHSAVVHGAVVEDGALIGIRAVVLSRAKIGAGAIIGAGAVVTEGTVVPAGKLAVGVPAKVIADVSEEQRKRLIETAKHYVHSASVYKAAEKSK
- the accC gene encoding acetyl-CoA carboxylase biotin carboxylase subunit, yielding MIKKILIANRGEIALRVIRACREMGIGSVAVYSQADADSMHVKLADEAYCVGKPRSVDSYLKIDQIIAAAEVAGVDAIHPGYGFLAENAHFNEVCRSSGFEFIGPSPQAMEKLGDKNTARAMAIANNVPVVPGSDGLINDNAEAIEVAKKIGFPVLIKATAGGGGKGMRVAEDEKTLATAVSQARTEAEAAFGNGGVYLERYVGSPRHVEVQVIADSHGNVCHLFERDCSVQRRHQKLIEEAPSPSLPEERRIEICEAAVRMIRGAEYTNAATVEFIVDADNNFYFIEVNARIQVEHPVTEMITGIDLIKEQIRVAAGEKLSFTQEDVKCEGAAIECRINAEDPEKNFQPNPGRIDKMFVPGGLGVRFDSHVYAGYTVPPYYDSMIGKLIVHRPTRAEAIATMRRALREMQVEGICTTASFHDKVLQHLEFLEGRHDTKFVEREFLK
- the accB gene encoding acetyl-CoA carboxylase biotin carboxyl carrier protein, with amino-acid sequence MSKGGKQSSDIFDIDRLRMIVELMEEHELSEVDLQQGDEKIKLNRGSAAPVYMPAAAAPAPAAASAPAAAPAAAAPPASANTITIDAPMIGTFYSRANPESEPFVKVGQRVTEDTIVCIVEAMKVFNEIPAECSGTVVEILVNDQQPVDFGKPMFRIDPNA